The proteins below come from a single Ictidomys tridecemlineatus isolate mIctTri1 chromosome 8, mIctTri1.hap1, whole genome shotgun sequence genomic window:
- the Eef1a1 gene encoding elongation factor 1-alpha 1, with translation MGKEKTHINIVVIGHVDSGKSTTTGHLIYKCGGIDKRTIEKFEKEAAEMGKGSFKYAWVLDKLKAERERGITIDISLWKFETSKYYVTIIDAPGHRDFIKNMITGTSQADCAVLIVAAGVGEFEAGISKNGQTREHALLAYTLGVKQLIVGVNKMDSTEPPYSQKRYEEIVKEVSTYIKKIGYNPDTVAFVPISGWNGDNMLEPSANMPWFKGWKVTRKDGSASGTTLLEALDCILPPTRPTDKPLRLPLQDVYKIGGIGTVPVGRVETGVLKPGMVVTFAPVNVTTEVKSVEMHHEALSEALPGDNVGFNVKNVSVKDVRRGNVAGDSKNDPPMEAAGFTAQVIILNHPGQISAGYAPVLDCHTAHIACKFAELKEKIDRRSGKKLEDGPKFLKSGDAAIVDMVPGKPMCVESFSDYPPLGRFAVRDMRQTVAVGVIKAVDKKAAGAGKVTKSAQKAQKAK, from the exons atgggaaaggaaaagacTCACATCAACATCGTTGTCATTGGACACGTAGATTCGGGCAAGTCTACCACTACTGGTCATCTGATCTACAAATGTGGTGGGATCGACAAAAGAACCATTGAAAAATTTGAGAAGGAAGCTGCTGAG ATGGGAAAGGGCTCCTTCAAGTATGCCTGGGTCTTGGATAAACTGAAAGCTGAACGTGAGCGTGGTATCACCATTGACATCTCCCTGTGGAAATTTGAGACCAGCAAGTATTATGTGACTATCATTGATGCCCCAGGACACAGAGACTTTATCAAAAACATGATTACAGGCACATCTCAG gcTGACTGTGCTGTCCTGATTGTTGCTGCTGGTGTTGGTGAATTTGAAGCTGGTATCTCCAAGAATGGGCAGACCCGTGAGCATGCCCTTCTGGCCTACACACTGGGTGTGAAACAACTAATCGTTGGTGTTAACAAAATGGATTCCACTGAGCCACCCTACAGTCAGAAGAGATACGAGGAAATCGTCAAGGAAGTCAGCACCTACATTAAGAAAATTGGCTACAACCCTGACACAGTAGCATTTGTGCCAATTTCTGGTTGGAACGGTGACAACATGTTGGAGCCAAGTGCTaat ATGCCTTGGTTCAAGGGATGGAAAGTCACCCGTAAAGATGGCAGTGCCAGTGGAACCACATTGCTTGAAGCTTTAGATTGCATCCTGCCACCAACTCGTCCAACTGACAAGCCTTTGCGTCTGCCCCTCCAGGATGTCTACAAAATTGGTG GTATTGGTACTGTCCCTGTGGGCCGAGTGGAGACTGGTGTTCtcaagcctggcatggtggtcaCCTTTGCTCCAGTCAATGTCACAACTGAAGTAAAGTCTGTTGAAATGCACCATGAAGCTCTGAGTGAAGCTCTTCCTGGAGACAACGTGGGCTTCAATGTCAAGAACGTGTCTGTCAAAGATGTTCGCCGTGGCAATGTTGCTGGTGACAGCAAAAATGACCCACCAATGGAAGCAGCTGGTTTCACTGCTCAG GTGATTATCCTGAACCATCCAGGCCAAATCAGTGCTGGCTATGCTCCTGTACTGGATTGTCACACAGCTCACATTGCTTGCAAGTTTGCCGAGCTGAAAGAAAAGATTGATCGCCGCTCTGGTAAGAAGCTGGAAGATGGCCCTAAATTCTTGAAATCTGGTGATGCTGCCATCGTTGACATGGTTCCAGGAAAGCCCATGTGTGTTGAGAGCTTCTCTGACTATCCTCCTCTGG GTCGTTTTGCTGTTCGTGATATGAGGCAGACGGTTGCTGTGGGTGTCATCAAAGCAGTGGACAAGAAGGCTGCTGGAGCTGGCAAGGTCACCAAGTCTGCCCAGAAAGCTCAGAAGGCTAAATGA